From a region of the Podarcis muralis chromosome 16, rPodMur119.hap1.1, whole genome shotgun sequence genome:
- the HSCB gene encoding iron-sulfur cluster co-chaperone protein HscB isoform X2, with product MPPSLLPPSLVMGGSRSVNGLYLLRKRVRVKLMCKAEQNFSKQHSSLANKAYRTLLSPLSRGLYLLELNGVELEKGTDAEADPEFLSEIMEINEKLSDANNDAKIEEMENLIAAKQEELIKDVSRAFEHDDLQEAKKYLAKMKYFANLEEKLKKKKIPS from the exons ATGCCTCCTTCCCTTCTGCCACCCTCTCTTGTCATGGGAGGGAGCAGATCAGTAAATGGATTATACCTCTTGCGCAAGCGAGTCAGAGTAAAGTTAATGTGTAAG GCGGAGCAGAATTTTTCCAAGCAACACTCTTCTCTGGCTAACAAAGCCTACCGGACGCTCCTGAGCCCCCTGAGCCGTGGGCTGTACCTG ctggagttgaATGGAGTAGAGCTGGAGAAAGGAACAGACGCTGAGGCAGACCCTGAGTTTCTCTCAGAAATCATGGAAATTAACGAGAAACTGTCAGATGCAAACAATGATGCTAAAATAGAAGAGATGGAAAACCTCATTGCAG CTAAACAAGAGGAGCTGATTAAGGATGTGAGCAGAGCGTTTGAACATG ATGATCTTCAAGAAGCCAAAAAATATCTAgccaaaatgaaatattttgcaaacctagaagaaaagctgaagaagaagaaaatcccatCCTGA
- the HSCB gene encoding iron-sulfur cluster co-chaperone protein HscB isoform X1, whose product MRWDALSRRLRWAAPRRLLGPRAPPWAAAAWPSPSSSSPPSPASCWSCGLALPPASPPPRFFCPSCRALQPPEPRADLFRLLGCERSFQVDVGLVQQRFRSLQRALHPDFFSRRPQAEQNFSKQHSSLANKAYRTLLSPLSRGLYLLELNGVELEKGTDAEADPEFLSEIMEINEKLSDANNDAKIEEMENLIAAKQEELIKDVSRAFEHDDLQEAKKYLAKMKYFANLEEKLKKKKIPS is encoded by the exons ATGAGGTGGGACGCGCTGAGCAGGAGGCTTCGCTGGGCGGCGCCGCGGCGCCTCCTCGGCCCCCGGGCGCCCCCCTGGGCCGCCGCCGCCTGGCCTTCGCCCTCCTCGTCCTCGCCGCCGTCCCCAGCGTCGTGCTGGAGCTGCGGCCTGGCTCTGCCGCCCgcctcgccgccgccgcgcttCTTCTGCCCTTCGTGCCGGGCGCTGCAGCCCCCCGAGCCCCGCGCCGACCTCTTCCGCCTCCTGGGATG CGAGCGCAGCTTCCAGGTGGACGTGGGCCTCGTCCAGCAGCGCTTCCGGAGCCTGCAGCGAGCGCTGCACCCCGACTTCTTCAGCCGGAGACCTCAG GCGGAGCAGAATTTTTCCAAGCAACACTCTTCTCTGGCTAACAAAGCCTACCGGACGCTCCTGAGCCCCCTGAGCCGTGGGCTGTACCTG ctggagttgaATGGAGTAGAGCTGGAGAAAGGAACAGACGCTGAGGCAGACCCTGAGTTTCTCTCAGAAATCATGGAAATTAACGAGAAACTGTCAGATGCAAACAATGATGCTAAAATAGAAGAGATGGAAAACCTCATTGCAG CTAAACAAGAGGAGCTGATTAAGGATGTGAGCAGAGCGTTTGAACATG ATGATCTTCAAGAAGCCAAAAAATATCTAgccaaaatgaaatattttgcaaacctagaagaaaagctgaagaagaagaaaatcccatCCTGA
- the HSCB gene encoding iron-sulfur cluster co-chaperone protein HscB isoform X3 has translation MQGPYASFPSATLSCHGREQISKWIIPLAQAEQNFSKQHSSLANKAYRTLLSPLSRGLYLLELNGVELEKGTDAEADPEFLSEIMEINEKLSDANNDAKIEEMENLIAAKQEELIKDVSRAFEHDDLQEAKKYLAKMKYFANLEEKLKKKKIPS, from the exons ATGCAAGGCCCATATGCCTCCTTCCCTTCTGCCACCCTCTCTTGTCATGGGAGGGAGCAGATCAGTAAATGGATTATACCTCTTGCGCAA GCGGAGCAGAATTTTTCCAAGCAACACTCTTCTCTGGCTAACAAAGCCTACCGGACGCTCCTGAGCCCCCTGAGCCGTGGGCTGTACCTG ctggagttgaATGGAGTAGAGCTGGAGAAAGGAACAGACGCTGAGGCAGACCCTGAGTTTCTCTCAGAAATCATGGAAATTAACGAGAAACTGTCAGATGCAAACAATGATGCTAAAATAGAAGAGATGGAAAACCTCATTGCAG CTAAACAAGAGGAGCTGATTAAGGATGTGAGCAGAGCGTTTGAACATG ATGATCTTCAAGAAGCCAAAAAATATCTAgccaaaatgaaatattttgcaaacctagaagaaaagctgaagaagaagaaaatcccatCCTGA